In Spirochaetales bacterium, a single genomic region encodes these proteins:
- a CDS encoding transposase, which translates to MTTTADSGSDFIIHFQVNDRCNDAEALMEAATGSEEKAGGRHRIIVADAGFASMDNYEKLDEAEQEALIPDKLLDVEIHNKTTKGEYDRSRFLYEKKQDRYKCPCGKLLDRKGDVKQSGRYYARYANLEACRKCPQRALCTKSSHRVILRDKNEEVRERMRKRMKKKQNKKRYKQRSHTVESPYGQIKHNLKYRIFMRRGKAKVMMEAALLFMLHNIIKIGSN; encoded by the coding sequence GTGACAACAACGGCAGACAGCGGAAGCGATTTCATTATCCACTTTCAGGTGAACGACAGATGCAATGACGCTGAAGCGTTAATGGAAGCGGCAACCGGGAGTGAAGAGAAAGCCGGGGGACGACACAGGATAATAGTTGCGGATGCCGGATTTGCATCGATGGATAATTACGAGAAGCTGGATGAAGCCGAACAGGAAGCGCTGATACCTGACAAACTGCTGGACGTCGAGATTCATAATAAAACCACAAAAGGAGAATATGACAGATCACGATTTCTATATGAGAAGAAGCAGGATCGCTATAAATGTCCGTGCGGGAAGCTGCTTGACAGGAAAGGCGATGTGAAGCAATCCGGTCGCTATTACGCTCGTTATGCGAATCTCGAAGCATGCAGGAAATGCCCTCAACGGGCACTATGTACGAAGTCGTCTCACAGGGTTATATTACGTGATAAAAATGAAGAGGTGCGCGAGCGAATGAGAAAGAGGATGAAAAAGAAGCAAAACAAGAAAAGATATAAGCAGCGTTCGCATACCGTTGAATCACCATATGGTCAAATAAAACATAATCTGAAATACAGAATATTCATGAGAAGGGGAAAAGCAAAGGTGATGATGGAAGCGGCGCTCTTGTTCATGCTTCATAACATTATCAAAATCGGATCGAATTAA
- a CDS encoding SpoIIE family protein phosphatase → MIIKKKIEYDDKSESGNNRKHLIKVLKRYVPERDPAGRKISRIATQFYYVRHDERIEDLADDIKENDTIRAICIVDKANKPIGAIIVNDLLNLLSRPYGRDVLRNHPVTEVKQQVQIFLYDRNILSVAELIYRAMKAVKTTYYCLVKHDGTFAGIFSTRNMLVYLSEMTRKDIILAKTVQGNIVKDHECIETSGFKFLGFVCMAKEVGGDFYYIKEYEKKKWIIAICDVSGKGVAAALVTSVIGGMMNIFDYSKGLDFFISKLNDYIYHTFGLDRFVTGIFLHFDEDKGNITFYDFGHSYMYILKDNSLTTIKNKEVNLPLGILANTAFRENQISLKKGECLLLLTDGFFDQTNDSKKAYSLRRIAALVKKMKDEPLLKLKTSIMNDFHRYRESQPQIDDVTFVMLKF, encoded by the coding sequence ATGATTATAAAAAAAAAGATTGAGTATGATGATAAAAGCGAATCCGGAAATAACCGGAAACATTTAATAAAGGTTTTAAAACGATACGTACCAGAAAGAGATCCCGCGGGAAGGAAAATTTCGAGAATCGCCACACAATTTTATTATGTTCGTCACGATGAAAGAATCGAAGATCTTGCGGACGATATAAAGGAAAACGATACAATAAGAGCGATTTGTATCGTTGATAAAGCAAACAAACCGATTGGTGCCATTATTGTGAATGATCTCCTCAATCTTTTAAGCAGGCCGTATGGAAGGGACGTCCTGCGGAATCATCCTGTAACGGAAGTAAAACAACAGGTACAAATTTTTCTGTATGACCGTAATATTCTCAGCGTGGCGGAATTGATATATCGGGCGATGAAAGCGGTAAAAACCACCTATTATTGTCTTGTCAAACACGACGGGACCTTTGCCGGAATATTTTCAACCCGTAATATGCTCGTCTATCTTTCGGAAATGACGCGAAAGGATATCATTCTGGCCAAAACCGTTCAGGGAAATATCGTAAAGGATCATGAGTGTATCGAAACGTCAGGTTTCAAGTTCCTTGGTTTCGTTTGCATGGCAAAAGAAGTAGGAGGTGATTTTTACTATATAAAAGAGTATGAGAAAAAAAAATGGATTATCGCGATCTGTGATGTTTCGGGGAAAGGGGTTGCCGCCGCGCTTGTCACATCGGTGATAGGCGGAATGATGAATATATTCGATTATTCAAAAGGCCTCGATTTTTTTATATCAAAGCTGAATGATTATATCTATCATACATTCGGACTGGACCGGTTTGTCACCGGCATTTTCTTGCACTTTGACGAGGATAAAGGAAACATCACCTTCTACGATTTCGGTCATTCATACATGTACATTCTCAAGGATAATTCGTTGACGACTATAAAAAACAAGGAAGTCAATCTACCACTCGGGATTTTAGCGAATACGGCATTCCGTGAAAATCAAATTTCACTTAAAAAGGGGGAATGCCTTCTTCTCCTGACGGACGGATTTTTCGATCAAACCAATGACAGTAAAAAGGCATATTCTTTAAGAAGAATCGCGGCACTTGTTAAAAAAATGAAAGATGAACCCCTTTTGAAACTAAAAACTTCGATTATGAATGATTTCCATCGATATCGGGAAAGCCAGCCGCAAATTGATGATGTTACTTTTGTGATGTTGAAATTTTGA
- a CDS encoding flippase-like domain-containing protein: MQRDIRMKKQKKPGYPLPRLLLTLGLSMIVIFLISLLTFNAKTIMVFRQISIYYMIFLFMMWVGLGIFDTCSLYFFAKGFSFEVTIAGAFKAVTKRIFYNVITPFNFGGQPAAVKALTQYNITYGNAYSIVFGKLFIYSCLNTAGGIISFFAYREQINEYSGLSILFLLSGILTIIMAGIFILGFIYPFLVVRMAGFIEKSLKKTGLLKKDYQLKKRITKEIISARSAVFHFFNKNLFNLLTGSVFILFLYFGRLVMLWLLFQAIGINVDFIDGCVLSALLLFLISFIPTPGSAGLGEALFTFLAARNIPLHLLGVVLLLWRLFYQYIGAVIGGCFSINDISGYIFGKAKPQNKVKSAGRL, translated from the coding sequence ATGCAGCGCGATATTCGAATGAAAAAGCAAAAAAAACCCGGTTATCCCCTGCCGCGATTATTATTGACGCTTGGTCTCAGCATGATCGTTATCTTCCTTATCAGTTTATTGACGTTCAACGCCAAAACGATTATGGTCTTTCGTCAAATCAGTATATACTACATGATATTCCTTTTCATGATGTGGGTGGGACTCGGAATTTTCGACACATGTTCCCTCTATTTTTTTGCAAAAGGTTTCAGCTTTGAAGTCACCATTGCCGGCGCCTTCAAAGCCGTGACAAAACGGATATTCTATAATGTTATTACCCCGTTTAATTTCGGGGGGCAGCCCGCCGCAGTAAAGGCATTGACCCAATACAATATCACCTACGGTAACGCGTATTCCATCGTGTTCGGCAAACTGTTTATCTATTCTTGTTTGAATACCGCGGGAGGGATTATATCATTTTTCGCTTACCGCGAACAGATTAATGAATATTCGGGTTTGAGTATTCTGTTCCTATTATCCGGCATTCTCACTATAATTATGGCCGGCATTTTCATACTCGGATTTATTTACCCGTTTTTGGTTGTTCGTATGGCCGGGTTTATCGAAAAATCGCTTAAAAAAACCGGCCTTTTGAAAAAAGATTATCAACTGAAAAAAAGGATAACAAAGGAAATAATCTCAGCACGAAGCGCAGTCTTCCATTTTTTCAATAAAAACCTTTTCAATCTCCTTACCGGTTCAGTGTTTATTTTATTCCTTTATTTCGGTAGACTCGTTATGCTCTGGCTTTTATTTCAAGCTATCGGTATCAATGTCGATTTTATCGACGGCTGCGTATTGAGCGCTTTGCTTCTGTTCCTCATCTCGTTCATCCCCACGCCCGGAAGCGCAGGATTGGGAGAAGCATTATTCACATTTCTGGCCGCCCGCAATATTCCTCTTCACTTGCTCGGCGTCGTTCTTCTTTTGTGGAGATTGTTCTATCAGTATATAGGAGCAGTCATCGGGGGATGCTTTTCGATCAATGATATCTCCGGTTATATATTCGGAAAAGCAAAACCGCAAAACAAGGTAAAGTCGGCCGGTCGCCTTTGA
- a CDS encoding glycosyltransferase, giving the protein MIIFILILIFPCVIYFGNMLLGNIGLLKLKQKRYRHYEPFVSIIIAARNEEKHIGETLECVLNQQYPGDKYEVVLVNDASIDGTTDIAGAYMQKYGNLRIVNQPEKCPYGSRKKYALKKGIEQARGEILLFTDADSTMSDRWIKTIAGCYDPEGTIGGVCSFVCLPHKSKDTPVMRFQELDYIALSLLCAGYFGLGYPACNNGNNFSYRKSLFLEVGGFDGIEHVASGDDDLLLEKFATLTDKKIVYCSDPDSIVETAPAPTTKALLNQRSRWASKVFVYKRLSYTIIMLGIFLFNLILCLAPLFIPFFGNAAFLFISLFIGKLTVDGLLVLPRLKKLNRLRLKKGFVLLELLHPFYIVYIGISGVLSNFIWKQQGIGSFVKSKYVKEPS; this is encoded by the coding sequence ATGATAATTTTTATCCTCATCCTGATTTTCCCCTGCGTCATTTATTTCGGTAATATGCTGCTCGGCAACATCGGGTTGCTGAAATTGAAACAGAAGCGATACAGACACTATGAACCGTTTGTTTCGATTATTATTGCCGCAAGGAATGAAGAAAAACATATCGGTGAGACACTCGAATGTGTGTTGAATCAACAATATCCGGGAGATAAATACGAGGTGGTACTTGTCAATGATGCATCGATCGACGGGACTACCGATATAGCCGGCGCCTATATGCAAAAATACGGAAACCTTCGCATCGTCAACCAGCCCGAAAAATGCCCGTACGGTTCGAGAAAAAAATACGCCCTCAAAAAAGGCATAGAACAGGCCAGAGGTGAAATACTACTTTTTACCGACGCAGACAGTACCATGTCGGATCGGTGGATTAAAACCATTGCCGGGTGTTACGATCCGGAAGGAACAATCGGGGGCGTCTGTTCGTTTGTCTGCCTCCCGCATAAAAGCAAAGATACACCCGTTATGCGTTTTCAGGAACTCGATTATATCGCCTTGAGTCTGTTGTGCGCCGGGTACTTCGGACTTGGATACCCCGCCTGCAATAACGGAAATAATTTTTCATATCGAAAAAGCCTTTTCCTCGAGGTCGGAGGATTCGACGGGATCGAGCATGTGGCTTCCGGCGACGACGACTTGCTTCTTGAAAAATTCGCGACATTAACGGATAAAAAAATAGTGTACTGTTCTGATCCGGACTCCATCGTCGAGACCGCTCCGGCCCCGACTACAAAAGCGCTATTGAATCAACGTTCGCGCTGGGCTTCCAAGGTATTTGTATACAAACGCCTGTCATACACGATTATTATGCTGGGAATCTTTCTGTTCAACCTCATTCTCTGCCTGGCTCCTTTATTCATTCCGTTTTTTGGAAACGCCGCTTTTCTTTTTATATCCCTTTTTATCGGAAAACTAACCGTAGACGGACTGCTCGTGCTGCCCCGGCTGAAAAAACTCAATCGACTTCGGCTTAAAAAAGGATTTGTACTGCTCGAACTGCTGCATCCGTTTTATATCGTTTATATAGGAATATCCGGCGTTTTAAGCAATTTTATTTGGAAACAGCAGGGAATCGGTTCCTTTGTAAAATCGAAATATGTGAAGGAACCTTCGTAA
- a CDS encoding PHP domain-containing protein produces MMLLTDLHIHSNFSDGRHSIHDIVDIYGNAGFDAIAITDHLAETNTLIGKITERLDVTLTKKNFDSYIETIEEERERAWRQYGMIVVTGFEITKNNISPLKSSHIVALDVKEFLSAEDDSAVILKKIRSIGGLGIAAHPLFTRRLEPQTFHLWLRRKELRHYVDAWEIGNGWFFSKHLSKTGLPVIANSDFHYFSQLTSWKTLVDAKKNKDDILDGIRRQKVQFIFYKAEDKMLQPVVSGCAAYYSS; encoded by the coding sequence ATGATGTTATTGACGGATTTGCATATTCATTCTAATTTCAGCGACGGCCGGCATTCGATTCACGATATTGTCGACATTTACGGCAATGCCGGATTCGATGCCATAGCGATAACGGACCATCTCGCTGAAACGAATACATTGATAGGAAAAATAACGGAAAGGCTCGATGTCACATTGACGAAAAAGAACTTCGACAGTTATATCGAAACAATTGAAGAGGAGCGTGAACGTGCATGGAGACAATACGGTATGATTGTGGTAACCGGTTTTGAGATTACAAAAAACAATATTTCACCGCTGAAATCTTCACATATCGTTGCTCTTGATGTGAAAGAATTTCTATCCGCAGAGGATGATTCGGCCGTTATTCTGAAAAAAATACGTTCGATCGGCGGGCTCGGTATTGCGGCGCATCCGCTTTTTACCAGAAGACTCGAACCGCAGACATTTCATTTATGGCTGCGTAGGAAGGAATTACGGCACTATGTGGATGCCTGGGAAATAGGAAACGGATGGTTTTTTTCAAAGCATTTGAGTAAAACGGGACTACCGGTCATCGCGAACAGCGATTTTCATTATTTTTCGCAATTGACATCATGGAAAACCCTCGTCGATGCGAAGAAAAACAAGGATGATATACTCGACGGGATAAGAAGACAAAAGGTGCAATTTATTTTTTACAAGGCGGAGGATAAAATGTTACAGCCGGTTGTTTCCGGTTGCGCGGCATATTATTCCTCCTGA